The proteins below are encoded in one region of Pseudomonas putida S13.1.2:
- a CDS encoding response regulator → MSQSATLLVIDDEPQIRKFLRISLASQGYKVLEAATGTEGLAQAALGQPDLVVLDLGLPDMDGQQVLRELREWSAVPVMVLSVRASEVQKVDALDGGANDYVTKPFGIQEFLARVRALLRQVPQAGGSEVAASFGPLTVDFAFRRVTLDGVEVALTRKEYALLALLAGHPGRVITQQQLLKDVWGPTHVENTHYLRIVVGHLRQKLGDDPTAPRFIITEAGVGYRLVAPTT, encoded by the coding sequence ATGAGCCAGTCCGCCACCCTGTTGGTCATCGACGATGAACCGCAGATCCGCAAGTTTTTACGCATCAGCCTGGCCTCGCAAGGCTACAAGGTGCTTGAGGCGGCCACTGGCACTGAAGGGCTGGCCCAGGCTGCGCTGGGCCAGCCGGACCTGGTGGTGCTCGACCTGGGGCTGCCGGACATGGACGGCCAGCAGGTGCTGCGTGAGCTGCGCGAATGGAGCGCGGTGCCGGTGATGGTGCTGTCGGTGCGCGCCAGTGAGGTGCAGAAGGTGGATGCGCTGGACGGCGGGGCCAACGATTACGTGACCAAGCCGTTTGGCATCCAGGAATTTCTGGCACGGGTGCGGGCCTTGCTACGCCAGGTGCCACAGGCCGGGGGCTCGGAAGTGGCAGCCAGCTTTGGGCCGCTGACCGTGGATTTTGCCTTTCGCCGGGTAACCCTGGACGGTGTGGAGGTGGCGTTGACGCGCAAGGAGTATGCCTTGCTGGCGCTATTGGCCGGGCACCCCGGGCGGGTGATTACCCAGCAGCAACTGCTCAAGGATGTCTGGGGGCCTACCCATGTGGAGAATACCCACTACCTTCGGATCGTGGTGGGTCATCTGCGGCAGAAGCTGGGCGATGACCCCACGGCGCCACGGTTCATCATTACCGAGGCGGGGGTGGGGTACAGGTTGGTGGCGCCGACCACATAA
- a CDS encoding LysR family transcriptional regulator, which produces MAFSSDSLAIFLAVLDAGSFSAAARKLGRVPSAVSMAIAQLEAELDLPLFDRATRKALPTSAALALEPQARQVICQLNLLDAQALQLHKGLEKRLTIAMAPELQTGRWSQPLETLAQEFPSLEIEVRSATQTEAIRLLHDGSVQLALVFERPGIDERESFLEAGSQLLVAVASPRHPAGQNSGTPLPEEAFAEQRQIIVASGKATGSDPRMVLSRRIWLTDSYLATLDLVQSGLGWAYLPQPLVEPLIASGALAEVRFDNMASRLRLWVDIIWIKSRPLGLGARRYLDVMRQCFETESPRS; this is translated from the coding sequence ATGGCCTTCTCCAGCGACTCCCTGGCAATTTTCCTCGCAGTGCTGGATGCCGGCTCGTTCTCCGCTGCCGCGCGCAAGCTGGGCCGTGTGCCTTCGGCCGTAAGCATGGCAATCGCCCAACTGGAAGCGGAGCTGGACCTGCCGCTGTTCGACCGGGCCACACGCAAAGCCTTGCCCACCAGCGCCGCCCTGGCGCTGGAGCCCCAGGCCAGGCAGGTGATCTGCCAGCTCAACCTGCTGGATGCCCAGGCCCTGCAATTGCACAAAGGCCTGGAAAAGCGCCTGACCATCGCCATGGCGCCCGAGCTGCAGACCGGCCGCTGGAGCCAGCCACTGGAAACCCTCGCCCAGGAATTTCCCAGCCTGGAAATCGAGGTGCGCTCCGCCACCCAGACCGAAGCCATTCGCCTGCTGCATGACGGCAGTGTGCAATTGGCACTGGTGTTCGAGCGGCCCGGCATCGACGAGCGCGAGTCATTCCTCGAAGCCGGCAGCCAATTGCTGGTGGCCGTCGCCTCGCCGCGCCATCCGGCCGGGCAGAACAGCGGCACACCACTGCCTGAAGAGGCCTTTGCCGAACAACGGCAGATCATCGTGGCCTCCGGCAAGGCCACCGGGTCCGACCCGCGCATGGTGCTGTCGCGGCGTATCTGGCTGACCGACAGCTACCTGGCCACGCTGGACCTGGTGCAATCCGGCCTGGGCTGGGCCTACCTGCCGCAGCCGCTGGTTGAACCGCTGATTGCATCCGGCGCACTGGCCGAGGTGCGCTTTGACAACATGGCCAGCCGCCTGCGCCTGTGGGTGGACATCATCTGGATCAAGTCGCGCCCGTTGGGCCTGGGCGCCAGACGTTACCTGGATGTCATGCGCCAATGCTTTGAAACAGAATCCCCAAGGTCCTGA
- a CDS encoding DUF6708 domain-containing protein, translated as MARPLLNPACPGWKEDLPNPYTIPSVAKTLGDQIPNHQCLTYLEIPRQSVSSRGLISVFAFFLIMFLIFSLYMMALTFNPRDTESLLLSAFEILLVSWMVTIGLRMDISPPRDEPIRFNRARQKIYAYNFKRHWWNPFDKGKVVPVSYDWSQVRAERWSQTGALPNGGVIFKWGVMLSIVAPGTNNVIDRFHLSTMGADQHAWAYICTYMQEGPSALPPPGEPKDHNDVLWCEFALRLAPRVVWPTEMDLESRTAP; from the coding sequence ATGGCCAGACCCTTATTGAACCCCGCCTGCCCAGGCTGGAAGGAAGATTTACCCAACCCCTACACAATTCCTTCTGTAGCAAAAACCTTGGGGGATCAGATACCCAATCATCAGTGCCTGACCTATTTGGAGATTCCCCGACAAAGCGTATCATCACGAGGACTGATTTCAGTATTCGCCTTTTTTCTAATCATGTTCTTGATTTTTAGCCTTTACATGATGGCACTGACATTCAACCCGAGAGACACTGAATCCCTGCTGCTCTCAGCATTTGAAATTCTACTGGTATCATGGATGGTTACTATAGGTCTTCGCATGGATATTTCTCCTCCCCGCGACGAACCCATCAGGTTCAACCGTGCCCGCCAGAAAATCTACGCTTACAACTTCAAACGCCACTGGTGGAACCCCTTCGACAAAGGCAAAGTCGTGCCCGTCAGTTACGACTGGTCCCAAGTCCGCGCCGAGCGCTGGTCACAAACCGGCGCCCTGCCAAACGGTGGGGTCATTTTCAAATGGGGTGTCATGCTCTCCATCGTCGCGCCCGGTACGAACAACGTCATCGACCGTTTTCACTTGAGTACCATGGGCGCCGACCAGCACGCCTGGGCCTATATCTGCACGTATATGCAGGAAGGCCCTTCGGCACTGCCCCCACCCGGTGAGCCCAAGGACCACAACGATGTACTCTGGTGTGAGTTCGCCCTGCGCCTGGCACCCCGAGTAGTGTGGCCCACGGAAATGGATCTGGAGTCGAGAACAGCGCCCTGA
- a CDS encoding T6SS effector BTH_I2691 family protein yields the protein MSISKAVHIAMQEEIPNTYGSCNACERSGLPIMLLREAYAPRPDTGRPYRLADASEITFHPMHTDQLRLLRQGYVYVLLDQQIWQAYEVAAEGTLQRFPVSQMPLGPPKSLPKVCATEGHDVIASFININTSLYRKAWVAFANDPWPLAVLDRYRKGIADGDPGTLARFVEVDLETARNNPASIGIAMTDSFRFGMENVLEFSTFSSARFTSVHGFYSRLGRGDQTRNHVRKVIQQEQLPNGVLALTLPDPVGMVMELNAQRTGWVQAMQEWRAQPQRHFEYFTSQALLGIRELHAATAAAQGAEDAQREARRVEQWNKSPLGVKTHFPPVDLQAQSERDIARRQEGARKRLEERYDERARAGFQADYDRELKNWQSMVDQVGKLYAHHYAKRAFQQIGYFDYDAKDPVSVEHFIQMMAACLAGGPTEALPAQGQPLGMTQHIWQQLLEDDRSLLYQALLAKNQKLMQQVASGLSGDDFGKVYDIIKSIAGTADGQLLMIKPIQDAVGQLLAATNSAGNALSQHISERSRTLIGHVHRSAFALFAGQHVTPLRVSLTVGEYMSLLNEAVQARTDAFLQQVDKQFRDPLGRKVRAMVLSGAINIAAAGNRNQMIEVVLWTFESAESLQARLMQLREGAAGGVGALVRNIAIGTDTLRAQVTGGLKISSMAAQSVASDAMRSLREAAASSGSVRLLLALGSMWFQQDSLGKNYRALQETHHNDPEALATVWSSSLGLIGASVEAAGLVVAHVRPNIPWPGAVTTTSLGAGIARYGGGIAAIAGFMDGAQYFFASLRAHKNGDLTSVDWYRIAGTAAGASALAGLLGTFGSATLFGPIGLAIVLGLAAYAIASHAKRSESTPTELWARQSRWGLSENNRLWTGAKHLDLAIGALNAAVIGVQADVSIKTQLTNHSNFQTDAPKGMIIGNELAVAAAYMLNYYILLPHYAEGKSRYEWQLNIHRTGADEETMILSGESSPGTQLQINLPKGKGVFSHISNPQPLVGTNTNTSALTIQGTLPLLESHRINAIELTLHYWPDKQDIHGHARVIVKENNINSPEPLTKWPDPY from the coding sequence ATGAGCATCAGCAAAGCCGTCCACATTGCCATGCAGGAAGAGATACCCAACACATACGGCAGCTGCAATGCCTGCGAACGCTCCGGCCTACCGATCATGCTGCTGCGCGAGGCCTACGCCCCTCGCCCTGATACAGGGCGCCCCTATCGCCTGGCGGACGCCAGCGAAATCACCTTCCACCCAATGCACACCGACCAATTGCGCCTGCTGCGCCAAGGTTATGTCTACGTGCTGCTCGACCAGCAAATCTGGCAGGCCTACGAGGTGGCGGCAGAAGGTACCTTGCAGCGTTTCCCTGTGTCGCAGATGCCCTTGGGGCCGCCCAAGTCATTGCCCAAGGTATGCGCCACCGAAGGCCACGATGTGATCGCCTCATTCATCAACATCAACACCTCGCTCTACCGCAAAGCCTGGGTCGCCTTCGCCAACGATCCCTGGCCCCTTGCCGTACTCGACCGTTATCGCAAAGGTATTGCCGACGGTGATCCGGGCACCCTCGCCCGCTTCGTCGAGGTAGACCTGGAGACCGCGCGCAACAACCCTGCCAGCATCGGCATTGCCATGACCGACAGTTTCCGCTTCGGCATGGAAAATGTGCTGGAGTTCTCTACGTTTTCTTCTGCCAGGTTTACCAGCGTTCATGGCTTTTACAGCCGCCTGGGCCGCGGGGATCAAACCCGCAACCATGTGCGCAAGGTCATCCAGCAGGAACAGCTACCCAACGGCGTGCTGGCGCTGACCCTGCCCGACCCGGTCGGGATGGTGATGGAGCTCAACGCGCAGCGCACGGGCTGGGTGCAGGCCATGCAGGAGTGGCGTGCCCAACCCCAGCGCCACTTCGAGTATTTCACCTCGCAAGCGTTACTGGGCATCCGCGAACTGCATGCCGCCACCGCTGCTGCTCAGGGGGCCGAGGACGCACAGCGCGAGGCCCGGCGGGTCGAGCAATGGAACAAAAGCCCGTTAGGGGTCAAAACACACTTCCCTCCGGTGGACCTGCAAGCACAGAGCGAACGCGACATCGCGCGCAGGCAAGAGGGGGCCCGCAAGCGGCTGGAAGAGCGTTACGACGAGCGCGCCCGTGCCGGCTTCCAGGCGGATTACGACCGCGAGCTGAAAAACTGGCAGTCGATGGTCGACCAGGTAGGCAAGCTGTACGCGCACCACTACGCCAAACGTGCGTTTCAGCAGATCGGCTACTTCGACTATGACGCGAAAGACCCTGTTTCGGTGGAGCACTTCATACAGATGATGGCGGCCTGCCTGGCCGGCGGGCCCACTGAAGCGCTACCCGCGCAAGGCCAGCCGCTCGGGATGACCCAGCATATCTGGCAGCAGCTTCTGGAAGACGACCGTAGCCTGCTTTACCAGGCGTTGCTGGCCAAGAACCAGAAGCTGATGCAGCAGGTGGCCAGCGGGCTGTCCGGGGATGACTTCGGCAAGGTGTACGACATCATCAAAAGTATCGCCGGCACCGCCGATGGCCAGCTGCTGATGATCAAGCCGATACAGGATGCCGTTGGCCAGTTGCTGGCCGCGACCAACAGCGCTGGGAATGCACTCAGCCAGCACATCAGTGAACGTTCCAGGACGCTGATCGGCCACGTACATCGTTCGGCATTTGCGCTGTTCGCCGGGCAGCACGTGACGCCGCTGCGCGTGTCGCTGACAGTGGGCGAATACATGAGCTTGCTCAATGAAGCGGTGCAGGCACGGACCGATGCGTTTCTGCAGCAGGTAGACAAGCAATTCCGTGATCCCTTGGGCCGCAAGGTACGCGCCATGGTGCTGAGTGGCGCGATCAACATTGCGGCAGCGGGCAACCGTAACCAGATGATCGAGGTGGTGCTCTGGACGTTTGAAAGTGCCGAGAGTTTGCAGGCGCGGTTGATGCAGTTAAGGGAGGGTGCGGCCGGTGGCGTCGGGGCGCTGGTGCGCAATATTGCGATTGGTACGGATACACTGCGCGCGCAGGTTACAGGTGGCTTGAAGATCAGTTCGATGGCCGCGCAAAGCGTGGCTAGCGATGCCATGCGCAGCTTGCGGGAGGCGGCAGCTAGCTCGGGAAGCGTACGCTTGCTCCTTGCCTTGGGCAGTATGTGGTTTCAGCAGGACAGCCTGGGCAAGAACTATCGGGCATTACAGGAAACACATCACAACGATCCGGAGGCGCTTGCAACGGTCTGGTCTTCCTCGCTTGGCTTGATAGGTGCAAGTGTCGAAGCGGCAGGGCTTGTTGTTGCACATGTACGCCCTAACATACCCTGGCCCGGGGCAGTGACAACTACTTCCTTGGGAGCCGGTATTGCTAGGTACGGCGGCGGCATTGCAGCGATTGCTGGTTTCATGGATGGTGCACAGTATTTTTTCGCCAGCTTGCGCGCTCATAAGAATGGAGATTTAACGTCAGTAGATTGGTACAGGATTGCAGGCACAGCGGCCGGCGCCTCCGCGCTTGCAGGTCTACTTGGGACCTTTGGGTCCGCCACGCTATTTGGCCCAATCGGTTTAGCCATCGTCCTAGGGCTAGCCGCCTATGCAATAGCCTCACATGCAAAACGAAGTGAATCCACTCCAACAGAGCTTTGGGCTCGCCAAAGCAGGTGGGGACTTTCTGAAAACAATCGTCTCTGGACCGGAGCCAAGCACCTTGATCTTGCAATTGGCGCTTTAAATGCGGCAGTGATAGGAGTCCAAGCCGACGTCTCCATCAAAACCCAACTTACTAACCACTCAAACTTTCAGACAGACGCACCGAAAGGAATGATTATTGGCAACGAATTAGCGGTAGCCGCGGCATACATGCTGAACTATTACATCCTCCTGCCTCATTATGCTGAAGGCAAGTCTCGATACGAGTGGCAACTGAATATTCACCGCACCGGAGCCGACGAGGAAACCATGATTCTATCAGGTGAAAGCTCTCCCGGTACCCAGTTGCAGATCAACCTACCAAAAGGCAAAGGGGTCTTTTCTCATATCAGTAATCCACAACCGCTGGTGGGTACCAATACCAATACCAGTGCGCTGACCATACAGGGAACACTGCCTTTACTGGAAAGTCACCGTATCAACGCCATCGAACTAACCCTCCACTACTGGCCGGACAAGCAGGATATACATGGCCATGCACGTGTCATCGTGAAAGAGAACAATATTAACAGTCCGGAACCCCTTACAAAATGGCCAGACCCTTATTGA
- a CDS encoding sensor histidine kinase — protein MSDSARADALLANLPRTGRGRLKVFLGAAPGVGKTFAMLQAAHAQQRQGVQVQAGVVETHGRAETEALLAGLQQQPLLRSQYRGVTLEEMDLDGLLQAAPALALVDELAHTNAPGSRHAKRWQDVQELLAAGIDVYTTVNVQHLESLNDKVRDITGVHVRETLPDWVLQEAFELVLIDLPPRELLERLREGKVYVPEQARAAIDAFFSQTNLTALRELAMQTAAAQVDADLAHGYRQRGQEAPALRGRLLVGVDGDDQAERLVRHASRVAQRRHLPWSLVHVDNGRLRDETARHRLQAAQQLAERLGGEVVLLRAGEVARTLIQHAAERRASLVLVGQSRDRLRRRLFGAGVAARLLRESHGLEINVLDRDVQPQAPRSAVRRVWVWRHYLLALLATVMAAGLAWAVSSVLALPNISLVFLAAVLLVAVRSSLGPALACAALSFLTYDFLFIPPNFSFSIQREEDVLTLVFFLLMAALTGNLAARQRRQLQALRETQAQTSQLLDLSRRLTVATDRQAVFNAAGQHLDGWQDMQVCLLERNAEGQLQVASGEAHAFSDTERAAADWAWQHGQAAGHGSDTLPNGRWWWWPLAVDEQPLALLGVRPRNGQPLNDPRRRLLTALGQPLAQALARARLAEQLEAARLHGETEQLRSALLASVSHDLRTPLTAMRGSIDSLLALGEAIPAEDRRELLEGTRNEAERLDRYIQNLLDMTRLGHGGLKLARDWVAPADIVGSALNRLRVVLAPLRVHTDVPAELPLLFVHAALIEQALVNVLENAARFSPANGRLELQVAVHDDQLRLTVSDQGPGIPVADREKIFDMFYTAARGDRGGQGTGLGLAICQGMIGAHGGQILVGEGIDGQGTGITLCLPLPPQPEAESETP, from the coding sequence ATGAGTGATTCCGCCCGCGCAGATGCGCTGTTGGCTAACCTCCCGCGCACCGGCCGGGGCCGGCTGAAGGTGTTCCTTGGCGCCGCCCCTGGCGTCGGCAAGACCTTCGCCATGCTCCAGGCCGCCCACGCCCAGCAACGTCAGGGTGTGCAAGTGCAGGCTGGGGTGGTGGAAACCCACGGCCGCGCTGAAACCGAAGCGCTGCTCGCCGGCCTTCAGCAGCAGCCTTTGCTGCGCAGCCAGTACCGTGGCGTCACCCTGGAGGAAATGGACCTCGACGGCCTGCTCCAGGCCGCGCCGGCCTTGGCCCTGGTCGACGAACTGGCCCACACCAACGCCCCCGGCAGCCGCCACGCCAAGCGCTGGCAGGACGTGCAGGAGCTGCTGGCGGCCGGCATCGACGTGTACACCACGGTCAACGTCCAGCACCTGGAAAGCCTGAACGACAAGGTGCGCGACATTACGGGCGTACACGTGCGTGAAACCCTGCCGGACTGGGTGCTGCAGGAAGCCTTCGAACTGGTGCTGATCGACCTGCCACCACGCGAACTGCTCGAGCGCCTGCGCGAGGGCAAGGTGTATGTGCCGGAGCAGGCACGCGCAGCCATTGATGCATTTTTCTCGCAAACCAACCTCACCGCCTTGCGCGAACTGGCCATGCAAACTGCCGCTGCGCAGGTGGATGCCGACCTTGCCCATGGTTATCGTCAGCGTGGCCAAGAGGCCCCGGCCTTGCGCGGGCGCCTTCTGGTGGGCGTGGACGGCGACGACCAGGCCGAGCGCCTGGTACGCCATGCCAGCCGCGTGGCGCAGCGCCGCCACCTGCCCTGGAGCCTGGTGCATGTGGACAACGGCCGCCTGCGCGACGAAACCGCGCGTCACCGCTTGCAGGCCGCGCAGCAGCTGGCCGAGCGCCTGGGCGGCGAGGTGGTGCTGCTAAGGGCTGGCGAAGTGGCGCGCACGTTGATCCAGCATGCCGCCGAGCGGCGGGCCAGCCTGGTGCTGGTGGGGCAGTCCCGTGACCGCCTGCGTCGTCGTCTGTTCGGTGCCGGTGTGGCTGCGCGGCTGCTGCGCGAAAGCCATGGCCTGGAAATCAACGTGCTGGACCGCGATGTGCAGCCGCAAGCACCGCGGTCGGCGGTGCGGCGGGTGTGGGTGTGGCGCCACTACCTGCTGGCGCTGCTGGCCACGGTCATGGCGGCGGGGCTGGCCTGGGCGGTGTCGAGTGTGCTGGCGCTGCCCAACATCTCGCTGGTGTTTCTGGCTGCGGTGTTGCTGGTGGCGGTGCGCAGCAGCCTGGGGCCTGCGCTGGCCTGCGCCGCGCTATCGTTCCTGACTTACGATTTTCTGTTCATTCCACCCAATTTCTCGTTCAGCATCCAGCGCGAAGAAGACGTGCTGACCCTGGTGTTCTTCCTGCTGATGGCCGCGCTTACCGGCAACCTGGCCGCACGCCAGCGCCGCCAGTTGCAGGCGCTGCGCGAAACCCAGGCGCAGACCAGCCAGCTGCTCGACCTGTCGCGCCGGCTGACCGTGGCCACCGACCGCCAGGCCGTATTCAATGCCGCCGGCCAGCATCTGGACGGCTGGCAAGACATGCAGGTGTGCCTGCTGGAGCGCAACGCCGAAGGCCAGCTGCAGGTGGCCAGCGGCGAAGCCCACGCCTTCAGCGACACCGAACGGGCTGCCGCCGATTGGGCCTGGCAGCACGGCCAGGCTGCCGGCCACGGTAGCGACACCCTGCCCAACGGCCGTTGGTGGTGGTGGCCGCTGGCGGTGGACGAGCAGCCGCTGGCGCTGCTGGGTGTGCGCCCGCGCAACGGGCAGCCGCTCAACGACCCACGCCGGCGCCTGCTCACGGCCCTTGGCCAGCCACTGGCTCAGGCCCTGGCCCGCGCACGTTTGGCCGAACAACTGGAAGCCGCGCGCCTGCACGGCGAAACCGAGCAGCTGCGCAGCGCTTTGCTGGCCTCCGTGTCCCACGACCTGCGCACGCCGTTGACTGCCATGCGCGGCAGCATCGACAGCCTGCTGGCGCTGGGCGAAGCGATACCGGCCGAGGACCGCCGCGAGTTGCTGGAGGGCACCCGCAACGAGGCCGAACGCCTGGACCGCTATATCCAGAACCTGCTGGACATGACCCGCCTGGGCCATGGTGGCCTCAAGCTGGCCCGCGACTGGGTAGCCCCGGCCGACATCGTCGGCAGTGCGCTCAACCGCCTGCGCGTTGTGCTGGCGCCGCTGCGGGTGCACACCGATGTGCCGGCCGAGCTGCCGTTGCTGTTCGTGCATGCGGCGCTGATCGAACAGGCGCTGGTCAACGTGCTGGAAAACGCCGCACGCTTTTCCCCGGCCAATGGCCGGCTTGAGCTGCAGGTGGCCGTGCATGATGACCAGTTGCGCCTTACCGTCAGCGACCAGGGCCCCGGCATTCCTGTCGCCGACCGCGAGAAGATCTTCGACATGTTCTATACCGCTGCCCGTGGTGACCGCGGCGGGCAGGGCACAGGCCTGGGCCTGGCGATCTGCCAGGGCATGATCGGTGCCCATGGCGGGCAGATTCTGGTGGGCGAAGGCATCGATGGCCAGGGCACCGGCATCACTCTATGCTTGCCGCTACCCCCTCAACCTGAAGCCGAAAGCGAAACGCCATGA
- the kdpC gene encoding potassium-transporting ATPase subunit KdpC, which translates to MNAYVRPALSLALLMTLVTGALYPLAVTGIAQVVFPAQANGSLVRDDQGQVRGSALIAQDFKGDGWFHPRPSAGAYATVASGASNLSPSNPALAERVKGEAAALYQAQQGPVPQALLTTSGSGLDPHLPPEAVAYQIARVAAARQLPVERLQALQEEATLHPLIGPPVVNVLALNKALEQLSH; encoded by the coding sequence ATGAATGCTTATGTACGCCCGGCGTTGAGCCTGGCCCTGTTGATGACGCTGGTGACCGGCGCTCTGTATCCGCTGGCGGTGACCGGCATCGCCCAGGTTGTTTTTCCGGCACAGGCCAATGGCAGCCTGGTGCGGGATGACCAGGGCCAGGTGCGCGGTTCGGCATTGATCGCCCAGGATTTCAAGGGTGATGGCTGGTTCCATCCGCGGCCTTCGGCAGGTGCCTATGCCACGGTGGCCAGCGGTGCCAGCAACCTTTCGCCAAGCAACCCGGCGCTGGCCGAGCGGGTCAAGGGTGAGGCGGCTGCGCTGTATCAGGCGCAGCAAGGGCCTGTGCCGCAGGCGTTGCTGACCACCTCGGGCAGTGGCCTGGACCCGCACCTGCCACCGGAGGCCGTGGCCTATCAGATTGCGCGGGTGGCAGCGGCGCGGCAGCTGCCGGTGGAGCGCTTGCAAGCCTTGCAGGAAGAGGCCACCCTCCACCCATTGATCGGCCCTCCGGTGGTCAATGTGCTGGCGTTGAACAAGGCGCTTGAGCAATTGAGCCACTGA